In Deltaproteobacteria bacterium, the sequence GTGCAGCGCGTGGCGCGATTGATCGCGATCGTGCTGGCCAGCCTGATGGGCCCCGCCGGCTGCGTCGACCGGGTGCTGTATCCCCGCAGCTGCGGCGATGGCCACGTGGTCGCCGGCGAGGCGTGTTTCGGCGACGACATCGATCGCTACGACGTGCCGTTCACCCCCGTGGCGCTGCGGGTCGCAGAGTTCGACGGCGACGGCAACCTCGACGTGCTCGTGCTCGGCGTCGACACCGAGCGCGGGGTGGTCGCCGCGATGGGCCTGGGCACCGGTGACGGCACGCTCGCGCCGTTTCGCGACGCGGGCGTCACCGGCTGCAGCGCGCACCCTGCCCTGGGCCCTGCCGATGGCGACGACGCCACCGACCTGCTGGTCGCGGGCTGCGACACCGCGATGTCGATCTACCTGGCCGACCGCGCCGGCTCGTTCACGGGACCGCACACCGTGGAGGTCGGCGTCGCGACCCGCACCTCGGCGATCGTCGACGTCGATCGCGATGGCGTCGCCGACGTGGTCGCGCTCGGCACCGTCGGCGATCGCGTCGAGCTCGCGTGGGCCCGCGGCCGCAGCCCGGGCCAGTTCGAGCCCCCGCTGTCGACGGTGATCGGCACCGTCGGAGCACCACTCGAGCCGACGAGCTTCTCGATCGGGCGCCTCGACGGCGACGGCTTCGACGACGCGCTCTTGGCCCACGCCGAGGACGGCAGCGTGTTGCTCTCGCGCGGCGGCCCCGGCGGGTTCGCCAGCCCCGAGCGCGTCGACGAGCTGCCCGACGCCCAGGGCGTCGCGGTGCTCGACCTCGACGGCCGCGGCGACCACGAGCTGCTGGTGGTTCACGCGGCACCGCCCCGCCTCGAGGCCTGGCGCGGGCAGCTTGGCCGCCTGCAGGCGCTGCGCAGCACCGACATCGGCGAGGTCGCCGGCCAGGTCATCAGCGCCGGCGACGTCGACGGCGACGCGCGGCTCGACCTGGCGTTCTTCGCCGCCGACGACACCCGCGTGCGGCTATGGCTCGGCGACGGTCGCGGCCGCTTCACCGCGGCGGCCGAGGTCGAACTCGGGACCGCGATCGCCCAGCTGGCGATCGCCGATCTCGACAGCGACGGCGCGGCCGAGCTGGTGGTCGGAGCCTTCGCCGATGGCGAGCTCCGCATCGTGCACGGCGATCCGTGATTCGGCACAGCTGCCCTCGCCGAGGGCTACAAGAGGTCGCAGATGCATGCGCACGCGGAATGTGAAGAGCCCGCACAATCCGCCCACGCAGGCTCGCCCGCCGGTGCCTCCGGCAGCGGCCCGCACACGTCGTTGCGTGGGTATGTCAGCAATTCGGCGATTCCCTCCACCTCGCGGACGTAGAGCTCGCCGTCATTCGGAAACGTACACCCTGGTCCCCCGCACCCCTGCAGGTTCCCAAAGAACAGAATGCACCGCGCAGTCGCGTCGAGGAGGGTGCACTGCTCCTCTACGCTCACGCTGTACACCTCGCGCCACTGGCAGCTCGGCGATGCGATCTCCGGCGTCGCCTCGATCGCAACGCCCTCGCACTCAGCCTCTGAACGCGCGCCAGCACACAGGGCGTACGGGTCCACGGCCGATCCGCCGTCCGTCGTGGATTCCCCTGAACTCGCCATGGAATCACCCGACGTCGTCTCGCTGTCCACGTTGCCAGACGCCTCAGCGCTACTGACGGAGTCCGAGATCGTGCTCGTGTTCGTTGCGGACCCTTCGGCCGAGCCGGTGCCACTGCCGGACGCGCCGGTGCCACCGTGCTCGGAGTGCCCGCCCATCGACGTCACACCGTCGTCGTTGCCGCACGCGCAACTCACCAAGACTGCCTGAAGCCAGCGCCTCATGTTCCGTCCTCCTCCAGCAAACAGCGACCGTCCCTGAACCCGTATGTTGACTTGGCCTTTGCGAGGCGCTCGAGAACCACGTCTATCGAGCGACGCTCGTTGGCGTCCTGCGCGGCGGCAGCTTGAAAACGCCGATACGTACCAAGCCATTCTTGCGCGCTTGAGTCCGTGAGCGACCCACCCATCGACAAATGAGCAAGCGCCGCATCGACAAGCAGTCTTTCGGCCGCAGCCATCGTTGGAGTGGGTTGAATCGCGGCCTGAATCGCTGTTGCGTGCTCAGAGTTCAGCTGAACGCCGCCAACCTCTGCGAGCGCGCAGCCTGAGCGACCGGAATTCTCGCCCTGCTGACCCGCTGGGCCGCCCTCGCGCCCGCAGCCAATCGACACGACGAAGCAAGCGGCGAGAGCCACGGCAGTTCGGTCATTGAGGTGCATCGTCCACCACCGCTGCGGCGTAGCAGAACGTCCGGGTCGTGATGCCGGCGGGCGGCACGGCCACCTTGTCGAGGAAGACTTCGACGCACTGACCGGCGAGCGTCGTGCTCGTAACCGCGACCATCGACTTCGCGTCCTTAGACGAATCCGTAGCAGTTGACACCAGCGCTCCCGAAAGGGTGCAGAATCCGCCCGCAGCTTTTCGAATCTTCACACTGAGGTCGATGTCGCTGAAGGTGTGCGTCCCCGACTCTGACGCATCTTCCATCTGGCCTTGGCCTTGCCCCGATTTCGTGGACAGGTTGGTTATGCTGCCTGAGCAGCGTTGCGTCGATGGAAATCTTCGAAGTCGGCAGGACTGAGCATGCCGAGAGTGGAGTGGCGGCGGTGACGGTTGTAGAAGACCTCGATCCACTCGGTGATGGCCTTGGCCGCGTCGGCGCGGGTGCGGTAGGCGTGGCGGTAGATGAGCTCGGTCTTGAGGCCGGAGAAGAAGCTCTCGGCGACTGCGTTGTCCCAGCAGTTGCCCTTGCGGCTCATGCTGCAGGTCAAGCCGTGTCGTCGGAGGATGCGTCGGTAGTCGTCGCTGGCGTACTGGCAGCCGCGGTCGGAGTGATGCACGAGGCCGGCGTCGGGCAGGCGTCGACCGATCGCCATGCTCAGCGCGTCGAGGCAGAGCTCGGTGCGGATGTGGTCGGCGACCGCCCAGCCGACGACGCGCCGCGAGAACAGGTCGATGACGACGGCGAGGTACAGCCAGCCTTCCCACGTGCGCACGTACGTGATGTCGGTCGCCCACGTCTGGTTGGGCGCCGACATCCTGAACTCGCGGTCGAGGATGTTCGGCGCGATCGCCAAGTTCGGGTCGACTTCGGTGGTTCGGCGAAACCGTCGTCGAGCACGGCCCACGAGGCCTTTGCGCCGCATGATCGCGGCCACACGCTTGCGTCCGACGGCCCACCCAGCCGCGCGTACCTCGGCGTGGACGCGCGGGCTGCCGTAGGTCTTGCGGCTCGTGCTGTGGGCCACGGCGATCGCGACCTCGAGCCGGACCGTCTCTGCGCTGCGCGCCGACGGTGGTCGACGTCGCGAGGCGTAGAAGCCACTGCGCGACACCTCGAGCAGCCGGCACATCATCGCCACCGGGAAGTTGGCCCTCTCCGCCTGGATGAACTCGAACCTCACGAGTTCTCCTTGGCGAAGAAGGCCGTCGCTTTTTTTAGGATTTCTCGCTCCATCTCGAGGCGCTTGTTCTCGCGGCGAAGGCGGCGCAGCTCGTCACGCTCGTCCGTCGTCAGCGGCCCTTGGCCGGCAGGCTGCTGGCCGGCATCGACCTCCGCTTGCTTCACCCACGCACGCACGGCCGTTTGCTCGAGGTCGAGTTCTGCAGCGACTTGGGCGATGCTCTTGCCGCCCGCGTTCACCAGGCGAACGACCTCGGCCTTGAACTCCGCGGTGAACGAACGGCGCTTCCGCCTCTTTGTTTTGGACACCTCGACCTCGACTCTCCTTGGCATTGTCCCCTCTTCTCGCGTGTCCACCAAATCGGGTCAGGACCAAAGCCACTTCCTGCGAAACGAGATGTGCTCCACGCCAGCTCGGCAGCCCCTGTGCGCGAAGGCGAGCTCCAGCTTCGCCCAGGTGGAGAACGCGTCTAAAATCGCGAGCGCGAGTCAGCTGCCGCGAGAGTAACCGCTCGCGCTGGGCCGCTCCTCAAGCCCGAGCGCGAACGGCTACTGCAAGCGGACACGCATCAAGTGTCCGGCGCTCGGCGCGTCGCGTCACAGTCGAACGTGCGCATCCACACCTTGAAGCACACGAAGCACACGCTTGATCGAATTCCCATTCAGCCCGCCCCTCATGTCAGGTTGCTTGCGGCGTCATGGATGCGTCGCCGAGGTCGCTCGCAACCATCACGGCCCCGGGCGCTTGAGCAGCCGGCTGACCGTGAAGTCCATGTCGGTCGTCACCAGCCGCATGATGCTGTCGAACTCGGGCCCCTCGACCGCGAGCTGCTCGCGCAGCAGCGCGCGCGTGCGCTCGAGCAGGTCGGCGCGGGCATCCGCGATCCACCGCGCGATGGTGGCGCGATGGACCCGGTAGATGCCGGCGATCTCGTCGAAGCGCAGCTTGTGCACGAAGTGGTGGCGCAGGATGTTGCGCTGGCGCGTGGTCAACGTGCCGAGCGCGTTGGTGAACGCGGTGCGGAACTCGAGCTTGTAGCGGTCCTTGATGTACGCGAGCTCCGGGTCCTGCTCGCTGGTGCGCTCCGAGACCGCGTCGTCGCCCACGAGGATCTCGGGGTCGCGCTGCTTGGCGCGCATCAGATCGATGTACGTGCGCCGCGCGGTGATGCGAACCCACCGCCGCAGGCTGCCGCGACCGCTGTACTCGCCGATCTTGGGGCCGGCCGGCGGCTTGCCGATGAAGAGCTTGTGCCGGACCTCCTGCTTGAAGTCGTCGCCACGCACGGCGTCGCCGGCCATCGAGGTCAGGCCCCGGGCGATCTCGGCGGTGTACTCGTGCTCGAACGCCTCGAGCGCGCGCCGATCACCGCGGGCACACGCGCACGCGAGGAACAGATCGGCCACGAACAACCCGCCCAGGGCCTCGTCGGGCGCGAGATCGGCGGGCATGCGCGCGGCCGTGAAATCGAGGAAGTCTTCGGCCGACAGCGACAGCTGCGGCCACGTCGCGAGGGCCTGCGCGAGCATGTCGCTCAGCAGATCGCCGAGGTTCGGCAGCGCCCGGTAGCCATCGCGCAGCGCCGCCGGCAGCTCGCTCGGCAGGTGCTCGAGGAATCGAGCGACATGGGTGGTGCGGGCTGTGGCCACGCGGGTCCGCCCAGTATATCCCGCGGGGGCCGCGAGCCTGCGCGGTCGTGTTCACGAGCTGGTAGCATGCGGCGGTGCCCCAGCGCCCGCGCGTGCTCCTTGCCGGTGGTGGCACCGGTGGTCACATCTTCCCCAACGTCGCGATCGTCGAGCGACTGCGCGAGCGGGGCGATCGCGTCGATCCGCTGTTCATGGTCTCGGCACGGCCCGGCGACGCAGCCACCCTGGGTCGCCTGGAGCTGCCGTTCGTGGCCAGCTGCGTGCAGCCGCTGCCGGGGATGCGTAGGCCCTGGCGATTCGTGCCGTTTTTGTGGTCGTGGCGCCGCGCGGTGGCCGAAGCGGTCGCGGTGCTGCAGCGCGAGCGCGTCGCGGCCGTGGTCGCGACCGGCGGCTTCGTGTCCGGGCCCGCGCTGGTGGCCGCGCGCAAGCTGGGCTTGCCGCGCGCGATGGTCAACCTCGACGCGATCCCCGGCAAGGCCAACCTCCACCTGCGCCGCGAGTGCACGGTGGTCTTCAGCGCCTACCCCACCGCCGCGCTCGAGGGCGCGCGCGTCATCGGGTTCCCGCTGCGACGGGCGTCGATAGGCGAGGGTAGCCGCGCCGACGCCCGCGCCGCGCTGGGCCTCGATCGCGATCGCCCGCTGCTGTTCGTGACCGGTGCGACCCACGGCGCCGAGTCGATCATCCGTGCGATGATGGCCTTCGTCGGCGACCGCGACGGCGCCGCCGCGCTGTCGTCGTGGCAGGTCTTCCACCAGTGCGGCAGCTTCGACGTCGCCACGCTGCAGCGCGCCTACGACGACGCCGGCGTGCAGGCGAAGGTGGTCGCGTTCTGCGATCGCATGGG encodes:
- a CDS encoding VCBS repeat-containing protein; protein product: MARLIAIVLASLMGPAGCVDRVLYPRSCGDGHVVAGEACFGDDIDRYDVPFTPVALRVAEFDGDGNLDVLVLGVDTERGVVAAMGLGTGDGTLAPFRDAGVTGCSAHPALGPADGDDATDLLVAGCDTAMSIYLADRAGSFTGPHTVEVGVATRTSAIVDVDRDGVADVVALGTVGDRVELAWARGRSPGQFEPPLSTVIGTVGAPLEPTSFSIGRLDGDGFDDALLAHAEDGSVLLSRGGPGGFASPERVDELPDAQGVAVLDLDGRGDHELLVVHAAPPRLEAWRGQLGRLQALRSTDIGEVAGQVISAGDVDGDARLDLAFFAADDTRVRLWLGDGRGRFTAAAEVELGTAIAQLAIADLDSDGAAELVVGAFADGELRIVHGDP
- a CDS encoding IS3 family transposase (programmed frameshift), with the translated sequence MPRRVEVEVSKTKRRKRRSFTAEFKAEVVRLVNAGGKSIAQVAAELDLEQTAVRAWVKQAEVDAGQQPAGQGPLTTDERDELRRLRRENKRLEMEREILKKANGLLRQGELVRFEFIQAERANFPVAMMCRLLEVSRSGFYASRRRPPSARSAETVRLEVAIAVAHSTSRKTYGSPRVHAEVRAAGWAVGRKRVAAIMRRKGLVGRARRRFRRTTEVDPNLAIAPNILDREFRMSAPNQTWATDITYVRTWEGWLYLAVVIDLFSRRVVGWAVADHIRTELCLDALSMAIGRRLPDAGLVHHSDRGCQYASDDYRRILRRHGLTCSMSRKGNCWDNAVAESFFSGLKTELIYRHAYRTRADAAKAITEWIEVFYNRHRRHSTLGMLSPADFEDFHRRNAAQAA
- a CDS encoding sigma-70 family RNA polymerase sigma factor; translation: MATARTTHVARFLEHLPSELPAALRDGYRALPNLGDLLSDMLAQALATWPQLSLSAEDFLDFTAARMPADLAPDEALGGLFVADLFLACACARGDRRALEAFEHEYTAEIARGLTSMAGDAVRGDDFKQEVRHKLFIGKPPAGPKIGEYSGRGSLRRWVRITARRTYIDLMRAKQRDPEILVGDDAVSERTSEQDPELAYIKDRYKLEFRTAFTNALGTLTTRQRNILRHHFVHKLRFDEIAGIYRVHRATIARWIADARADLLERTRALLREQLAVEGPEFDSIMRLVTTDMDFTVSRLLKRPGP
- a CDS encoding glycosyltransferase produces the protein MPQRPRVLLAGGGTGGHIFPNVAIVERLRERGDRVDPLFMVSARPGDAATLGRLELPFVASCVQPLPGMRRPWRFVPFLWSWRRAVAEAVAVLQRERVAAVVATGGFVSGPALVAARKLGLPRAMVNLDAIPGKANLHLRRECTVVFSAYPTAALEGARVIGFPLRRASIGEGSRADARAALGLDRDRPLLFVTGATHGAESIIRAMMAFVGDRDGAAALSSWQVFHQCGSFDVATLQRAYDDAGVQAKVVAFCDRMGAAWRAADLAISRAGAGSVAEAWANATPSVFLPNPFHADGHQRANVRPLVDAGGALVIDDLVDPVRNRELLGRTLIELLGDDARRSHLHERLRATAPPDGAEAVAAWIEATAAG